Proteins encoded in a region of the Papio anubis isolate 15944 chromosome 14, Panubis1.0, whole genome shotgun sequence genome:
- the LOC101005433 gene encoding 60S ribosomal protein L36a-like, producing MVNIPKTHRIFCNKCGKHQPHEVTQYKKGKDSLYAHGKWCYDRKQSGYGGQTKLIFQKKAKTTKKIVLRLECIEPNCRSKRMLAIKRCKHFELGGDKKRKSQVNQF from the coding sequence ATGGTGAACATTCCTAAAACCCACAGGATTTTCTGTAATAAGTGTGGCAAGCACCAACCCCACGAAGTGACACAGTACAAGAAGGGCAAGGATTCTCTGTATGCTCATGGAAAGTGGTGTTATGACAGGAAGCAGAGCGGCTATGGTGGGCAAACTAAGCTGATTTTCCAAAAGAAggctaaaactacaaagaagattGTGCTAAGGCTTGAGTGCATTGAGCCCAACTGCAGATCTAAGAGAATGCTGGCTATTAAAAGATGCAAGCATTTTGAACTGGGAGgagataagaagagaaagagccaAGTAAACCAGTTCTAA